The Streptomyces taklimakanensis nucleotide sequence CGCTCGGGCACCTGCCCCCGGGGCCCGGCCACGGCCGTGAGCCCCACCGCCGTCGTCAACAGCGCCGTCATCCCCACCGCGGCGCCCGTACGGAGCCGCACCCGGCCCTCGCTCGCACCGCGCACCGCGCGGGCGGACGCCGTCTCGGGCTCGGGCCCGGCGGCGGCCGCCTCCTCCAGCAGGTCCCGGATCATCCTCCTGCGCCGGTCCGGCGCCACGCGGGACAGCTCGGGCACGTACTCGGCCAGTCCCTCGCGCGCGTGCATCAACCGTCCGGCGGCGGCCGCGGTGCTCGCCTCGCACTCGGCGGCCGTCTCCGGCAGGTCGATGCCCAGTCCGTCGTGCAACAGCAGCGTGCGCCGGTAGACGGGCGGCAGCCGCAGCAGCGCCTCCAACGGCAGCTTCGGGGCGCGCGTTCCGCCGCTTCCTCCCCCGTTCCCGTCCCCGCCGTTCGCCGGGGCCGGCGTGGTGGCGCGGCGCGGCCGGGGGCGGGGGAGGAACCGTTGCCAGGGCGCGAGCGCGTACTCGTGCGCCGCGGCGCGCACCCAACCCGCCGGGTCCGGGTCCACGGCGACCTCGGGCCACCGTTCCCAGGCCAGCCGGAAGGCGCGGCCCACGGCCCGGCCGGCCGACCGCCGGTCGCCGGTGAGCAGGTACACCTGCCGGAACAGGGGGGCGGCGTGCCGCCGGTGGAGCCGGTCGAAGGCCTCGGCCGGCCCGCTCCCCGCCGGGCCGCGCCGCTCCTCGGGGGGCGCGGGGCGCCCGGCCGGACGGCACTTCCCGGAGTCGGTCCCGAGCCCGGACCCGGTCCCGCTCCTGGTGCCGTTGCCGGGGGCGCGAACGGAGACTGTCTCGGTCATGCGGCTGTCCGTCCCTGGGAGATCGTCGACGGCTGTGTCCGTACGAAGTCCGTACTGATGCACTGTATGAAAAAGTCCATAGCGGATCGTGTGCGACACATCGATCCTTTCCCCGCTCCCCGGGCCGGGCACCGGTTGTTGGCAGCATGGCGGCGTGCATCCGATGACCCGTCAGGGCGCGTCGCCGCCTCCGCCGTCCCCACCACCACCCCGCGCCCCCGCGATGCTCCGCGGCGAGCCCGTCCCGCTCCGGGAGCGCCTGTTCGAGGGCGCGATGGCCGCCGGGCTGGGTCTGGGAGGGGTCACCGTTCTCGTCCTGTCGCTGTGGATCTCCTCCCCCTACCCCGACGACGGTCCCGGCGACGCCCTGCACATCGCCGCCGACCTGTGGCTGATGGCCCACGGCGTCCCCCTCGTCCGCGTCGAGACCCTCGACGGAGCGCCCGCGCCCGTCGGACTGACACCGCTGCTGCTGTGCGCCGCGCCGCTGTGGCTGCTGCACCGCACGGCCCGAACGGCGGCGCTCGGCGCCTTGGACGCGGCGGACGCCGCCGGCGGGGGCGACTCGCCCCGGCGGGCCGCGTGCTGGATCGCCGTCGGATACCTGCTGGTCGCCGCCGCCGTCACGGTGTACGCCTCCTCCGGCCCCGTCCGGGTCGATCCCCTGGGGGTCGCGTGGCGGCTGCCCGTCGTGGTGGTGGTCGCGGTGGCCGCGGGCGTCTGGACGGGCCGGGGCAGGCCTCTGGTCCCGTCCGGCCGGCGAGCCCGGCGACTGCGGGCCGCCGCGCCGCCGCTCCTGCGGTCGGCGCTCACCGGGGCCGGCGTCTTCGCCGCGGTGCGCGGCGCGCTCGCGGCGACCACCGCCCTGTGCGCCGCGGGCGCGCTGCTGGCGGCGGGCTCCCTGATGTGGCACGTGGCCACCGCGCAGCGGGCGGCGTTCCCGTCGATCACCCCCACCTGGTCGGGGTACGCCTCGACCCTGCTGCTCTCCCTGGCCCTGATGCCGAACGCGGCCGTCTGGGGCGCCGCCTGGGGCCTCGGCCCCGGCTTCACGCTCGGCGGCGGCAGCACGGTGGGTCCGGTGGCCGTGACCGCCGCGCCGCCGCTGCCGGACTTCCCGCTGCTGGCGGCCGTACCGGTCGAGGGCCCCGGCACGCCGGTGGAGTGGGCGCTGGCCGCCGTGGTGCCGCTGGCGGCCGGGACGGCCGCGGCGCGGAGCGTGGCGCGCGTCGCGGTGCCGGAGCGGGGCAGGCGCGTGCTGGGCCCGTGGGCGACGGCGTGCGCCGCCGCGCTGGCCGCGTGCGGCTGCGGAGCGGCCACCGCGCTGCTGGCCGGGTTGGCGGGCGGACCGCTGGGCACGGGCGCGCTGGCCCACCTCGGTCCGGACTGGCGGCTCACCGGGGCGGCCGCGCTGGCCTGGACCGTGCTCCTGGGGCTGCCGGGCGCCCTGGCCCTGCGGGCCCTCCGGCTCCGGGGGCGCGGCACCGGCTGACGGGTCGGCCCGCCGGATCACCGCAGCCGCCGCGTCACCGCAGTCGCCGCGTCACCGCGTCCGCCGCGTCACCGTCACTCGTCCTGTTCGCCGAAGAAGGGCCGCAGCTCCTCGGGCAGGTGCCGGTCGCACGCCTGGCGGGAGGAGTTGGTGAGGGCGTCCTCGACGCAGACGAAGTAGTCGCGGTAGACGAGTTGCACCGTGAACTGCGCCGCGATGATCAGCAGGGCGACGACGCCCGTCACCAGCCCGCTCACCGCCGCTGCCGTCTGCGGCCGGGGCCCCTGGCCGGGCCGGCCGGGCTGCCCGGCGGCCGACCGTCGCGCGGCGGGGTCCCAGGCGGACGCCCCCGACGGGCTCCCTCCGGACGGGCCGGCCGTTCCGGAGGGGGCCGGCGAACCACTCGATCCCGCCACGTCCTCCGGACGGGCCGCCGCGCGCGGAGCGTTCGTCCCGCCCGTGTCGCCGTCCGCGCCGGGCTTGCTCCGCAGCGAGACGACCCCCCAGTACACGGCCAGCGCGCCCAGCGGCGCCGCCAGCCAGGTCAGCCCGAAGAGCGCGAAGAAGACGCCCCACATGCCCGCCAGCAGGGCGTACCGGGCGCGTCGCTGCACCGGGTCGGTCGGGTCCCAGCGCATGCCGTTCCGGCCGCCGGGGCCGGTGCCGCCGCCGGGCGCCTCCGGGCGGTCGGCCCCGCCGAACCCGCCGCTCTGACGGCGCGGCTGACGGCTGCTCCACCGGCCGCCCCACTCCGGGGCGGAGCCGTCCCCGCGGTCGCGGTCGTCCCCGCCGTCGCCGTTCGCCCCGTCCCGGCCGGTGTCCGCCGGGAGGCGCGGCCGCCACGGCTGTTCGGGGCGGTCCTCGGGCGGCGGGGCGAAGGGGTTGTCGTCCGTGCCGCCGCGGGAGCCGTTCCCCTCGCCGCCGGAGGCCCCCGAGGATCCGGACGGGTCCGACGGTGACATCCGCAGCCGGAACGGGACCGGGGCGGTGCCAGTCGGGATGCCGGTCGGGATGCCGGTCGGAGTGGCGAGGGCCGCGCGGCGGCGTCGGTCCGTCATGTGCTCTGTGTCTTCCCCTGGGTCTCGTCCCGGCGCGGGGCCGTGTGGATCTGTGGTGTGGGTGCGGCGTGCCTGGTGTGCGCGACGGTGCGCCTGACGGCGCGCGTGGTGGCGCGCGTCACGACGTACCCGGGCGACGCACGTGGCCCAGACGCTACCGGGCGGCCGTCCACCCGTCCCGAGGGGGCCGTCCGGCGTGCCGGTATCGTTGCTGACGGTCGGCCGCTTCGTAGGGTTCCCCGGAATCACCCGACCCATGGATTTGTACGATCACACAAAGCCGCACCGTCCTTCCGAGAAAGAGCCTCGTCGTGGCTTCCGCTTCCCGCTCCTTCGCCGCTCACTCCCCGGCCCGCGTCGTCGTCCTCGTGTCGGGTTCGGGCACGAACCTCCAGGCCCTCCTCGACGCCGTCGCCGAACGGGGGGCGGCCGCCTACGGCGCCGAGATCGTGGCCGTGGGCGCCGACCGTGACGGCATCGTCGGGCTGGAGCGCGCCGAACGCGCCGGACTGCCCACCTTCGTCCGCCGCGTGCGGGACCACGGGGACCGGGACGCCTGGGACCGCGCGCTGGCCGAGGCGACCGCGGCGTACGAGCCCGACCTGGTGGTCTCCGCGGGCTTCATGAAGATCGTGGGCAAGGAGTTCCTGGCCCGGTTCGGCGGACGCCTCGTCAACACCCACCCCGCCCTGCTCCCCAGTTTTCCCGGTGCCCACGGCGTGCGCGACGCGCTCGCGTACGGCGTGAGGGTCACCGGGTGCACCGTCCACTTCGTCGACGACGGTGTCGACACCGGCCCGATCATCGCCCAGGGCGTGGTCGAGGTGCGGGAGGCGGACGACGAATCCACGCTCCACGAGCGGATCAAGGAAGTCGAGCGACGGTTGCTCGTCGACACCGTGGGACGGCTCGCCCGCCACGGCTACCGCATTGAGGGAAGAAAGGTCATTCTCGGTCATGACTGATGGCTCTGAGGACACGGCGACCACCAGGCGTCCCGTCCGGCGCGCGCTGGTCAGCGTCTACGACAAGACGGGTCTGGAGGAGCTGGCCCGGGGGCTGGACGCGGCGGGCGTGAAGATCGTCTCGACCGGTTCGACGGCCGCGCGGATCGCCGCCGCGGGCGTGGACGTCACCCCGGTGGAGGAGCTGACCGGCTTCCCCGAGTGCCTGGACGGCCGGGTGAAGACGCTGCACCCGCGCGTCCACGCGGGCATCCTCGCCGACCTGCGCCTGGAGGACCACCGCCGGCAGCTCGACGAACTGGAGGTGGAGCCCTTCGACCTCGTCGTCGTCAACCTCTACCCCTTCCGGGAGACCGTCGCCTCCGGCGCCTCCCCGGACGCGTGCGTGGAGCAGATCGACATCGGTGGCCCCTCGATGGTCCGCGCCGCCGCCAAGAACCACCCGTCGGTGGCCGTCGTCGTCAACCCCGACCGCTACGGCGAGGTGCTGGAAGCCGTCGCCGCCGGCGGCTTCGACCTGGCGGCCCGCCGGCGGCTGGCGGCCGAGGCGTTCGCCCACACCGCGGCGTACGACGTGGCCGTCGCCTCCTGGTTCGCGAGCGACCACGCCCCGGCGGACGACTCCGGTTTCCCGGAGTTCCTGGGCACCGCCTACGAGCGCCGCAGCGTCCTGCGCTACGGCGAGAACCCGCACCAGCCCGCCGCCCTCTACAGCGACGGCAGCGGCGGCCTCGCGGGTGCCGAGCAGTTGCACGGCAAGGAGATGTCCTACAACAACTACACGGACACCGAGGCCGCGCGTCGGGCCGCCCACGACCACGCCGAGCCGTGCGTGGCGATCGTCAAGCACGCCAACCCCTGCGGCATCGCCGTCGGCGCGGACGTCGCCGAGGCGCACCGCAAGGCCCACGCCTGTGACCCGCTGTCGGCCTTCGGCGGCGTGATCGCCGTCAACCGCCCGGTGTCGCGGGAGATGGCCGAGCAGGTGGCCGAGATCTTCACCGAGGTCATCGTCGCCCCCGACTACGAGGAGGGCGCGGTGGAGGTGCTGGCCCGCAAGAAGAACATCCGCGTGCTGCGCTGCCCGCAGGCTCCCGCCGCGACCGTCGAGCACAAGCCGATCGACGGCGGCGCGCTGCTCCAGGTCGCCGACCGCCTCCAGGCCGCCGGCGACGACCCGGCGACCTGGACCCTGGCCACCGGCGAGGCGCTGGGCGAGGCGGAGCTGGCCGAGCTGGCCTTCGCCTGGCGGGCCTGCCGGGCGGTGAAGTCCAACGCGATCCTGCTGGCCAAGGACGGTGCCACGGTCGGCGTCGGCATGGGGCAGGTCAACCGGGTGGACTCCGCGAAGCTCGCGGTCCAGCGCGCCGGGGAGGAGCGGGCCCGCGGTTCGTACGCGGCCTCCGACGCCTTCTTCCCCTTCCCCGACGGCCTTCAGGTGTTGACGGCCGCGGGTGTGCGGGCCGTCGTCCAGCCGGGCGGCTCGGTCCGCGACGAGCAGGTGGTCGAGGCGGCGAAGGCGGCGGGCGTGACGATGTACCTCACCGGTACGCGGCACTTCTTCCACTGACCGAGCCGTTTCGGGCCCCCGGATCCGGGTGCCCGGGCCGGACGCGCCGAGGACCGCGTCCCCGAACGGGGGCGCGGTCCTCGTGCGTCGTCGCGCCGGGGCCGGGGCCGGGCCGGGACGGGGAGCGGGCGCGGCTCGGGCTCGACTCAGGTGCGGGGGCGGTCGAACCACGCCGCCGACTCGGAGGAGGCCAGCAGCACCACGCAGACGATGCCCAGGGCGATCCACAGCAGCCCGAGCGGCAGCGCCGCGATGCCGAGCAGGATCAACAGCGCCGACCAGACGATGGCCGCGATCCGCAGGCCGCTCCCGCCCCGCGGGAACCTGGTGGCGAGCACGATCCCGGCGATCGCGTGGAGCAGGAAGAGGACGAACAGCGTGTAGTAGGCGCCGGTGTCGACCCCGCCCAGATCGCCGTAGGTGTCCTCCAGACGGTCCTCGGCCGCGGCGAAGGCGATCATGAGCAGCACCGAGAGGGCCGCCTGGATGCCGCCGGCGATGAAGAAGATCAGTCGGGACGAGTTCACCTTGCTCGGCATCGCCCCGGGCGGCCCGCTCGGTGAGCCGTACGGACCGGGCGGCGGTGCGAGCGGGTGCTCGGAGGACGGGTCCGGGCGTTGGTGCGGCGGCGGGCCGTAGGGGTCGTTCCGATAGGGGTTGTTCGGGTCGGAGCTGCTCATGGCGGTTCCTCCGGACGGTCGATGCGGCGGCCGCGGGACACCGAGACCGCGGCACGGGTCTCCCGGTGGTGCGGCCCTCGGTGCCCGCGTCCGGCCGCGGTGTCGCGTCCGAAGGGCCGCGCCGCTTCCTTACGGCCACGAGTGCCCGGTACCGCCCGGACCATCCCTGTTCGTCATGGTGTGGGAGAGGGGGCGGGTTGCCGTCCTCCGCTCCGGACGGTGACGTGGTGGTCACAACGGGTGGGCGTGGACGGCGGAGGGATGGGCGATTGGAGCCCCGGCCCCCGTATCCGGGAGGATGGGCCCCATGACCGCCCAGATTCTCGATGGCAAGGCCACCGCAGCCGCGATCAAGTCCGAACTCGCCGTCCGTGTCGAGGCCCTCAAGGCCCGCGGCGTCCAGCCCGGTCTGGGCACGATCCTGGTCGGTGACGACGTCGGCAGCCAGAAGTACGTGGCGGGCAAGCACCGCGACTGCGCCCAGGTCGGCATCGCCTCCATCCAGCGCGAGCTGCCCGGTACCGCGAGCCAGGAGGACATCGAGGCGGTCGTCCGCGAGCTGAACGAGGACCCGGCCTGCACCGGCTACATCGTCCAGCTCCCGCTGCCGCGCGGCGTGGACACCAACCGCGTCCTGGAGCTGATGGACCCGGCCAAGGACGCCGACGGCCTCCACCCGACGAACCTGGGCCGCCTGGTGCTGAACGAGTCCGCGCCGCTGCCGTGCACCCCCAACGGCATCATCGAGCTGCTGCGCCGCCACGGCGTGGAGATCGACGGGGCGGACGTGGCGGTCGTCGGCCGCGGCATCACCGTCGGACGCTCCATCGGCCTGCTGCTCACCCGCCGCTCGGAGAACGCGACGGTGACCCTGTGCCACACCGGCACCCGCGAGATGGCCGCGCACCTGCGCCGGGCCGACATCGTGGTGGCCGCGGCCGGCTCCCCGCACCTGGTGCGGCCCGAGCACGTCCGACCGGGCGCGGCCGTGCTGGACGTGGGCGTCAGCCGGAACGCGGAGGGGAAGATCGCCGGTGACGTGCACCCGGACGTGGCCGAGGTCGCCGGTTGGCTCTCGCCGAACCCGGGCGGCGTCGGCCCGATGACGCGGGCGATGTTGTTGGCGAACGTCGTGGAGGCGGCGGAGCGGGCCGCGGGGACGGACCGTGTCGGCTGAGAGGGACAGGACCGACGGGGTGTCGGGTGCGTCGGGTGCGGGAACACCGGCCGGCGACGGTGGTGCCGGCGGTGCCGGTGGTGCCGACGGGCCCGAGCGCCCCTCCCGGCGCTTCCCGTCGGTCACCCGGGACACCGCCCGCCCCGAGGGCGGCGGCCGGGCGGCCCCCGGTGACGCCCCCGCGCCCGCCCGGCAGTGGCCGCTGCTGTGCGTGTTGGCCGGGACGGTCGCGGGACTGCTGGTGACGCTCGCCGACTTCCGCGCGGGCATCCTGATCGTCGGCCTGTCCACGCTGGCCGGGGCCGTGCTGCGGTGGACACTGCCGTCGGTCGGCATCCTCGCGGTGCGCTCCCGCTTCACCGACGTGTTGACCTACGGCCTGCTGGGCACCGCGATCGTGCTGCTGGCGATGATGGCCCAGCCCGGGGCGTGGCTGGAGATCCCCTTCCTGGAGGACATCGTCCACTTCACGATCCGCTGATCCGTGCGGGCCGCCCGCGCGGCACCGGGCACGACAGGACGTTCCGGGGGCGCCGCCTCGACGGCCGGGCGACGCGCCGGCATGACGGTGGGGAAAGCGGGGCAGACGAGGTGCCGTAACCCCCCACGGGTGCGGCA carries:
- a CDS encoding DUF3017 domain-containing protein, with product MSAERDRTDGVSGASGAGTPAGDGGAGGAGGADGPERPSRRFPSVTRDTARPEGGGRAAPGDAPAPARQWPLLCVLAGTVAGLLVTLADFRAGILIVGLSTLAGAVLRWTLPSVGILAVRSRFTDVLTYGLLGTAIVLLAMMAQPGAWLEIPFLEDIVHFTIR
- a CDS encoding DUF6350 family protein, translated to MTRQGASPPPPSPPPPRAPAMLRGEPVPLRERLFEGAMAAGLGLGGVTVLVLSLWISSPYPDDGPGDALHIAADLWLMAHGVPLVRVETLDGAPAPVGLTPLLLCAAPLWLLHRTARTAALGALDAADAAGGGDSPRRAACWIAVGYLLVAAAVTVYASSGPVRVDPLGVAWRLPVVVVVAVAAGVWTGRGRPLVPSGRRARRLRAAAPPLLRSALTGAGVFAAVRGALAATTALCAAGALLAAGSLMWHVATAQRAAFPSITPTWSGYASTLLLSLALMPNAAVWGAAWGLGPGFTLGGGSTVGPVAVTAAPPLPDFPLLAAVPVEGPGTPVEWALAAVVPLAAGTAAARSVARVAVPERGRRVLGPWATACAAALAACGCGAATALLAGLAGGPLGTGALAHLGPDWRLTGAAALAWTVLLGLPGALALRALRLRGRGTG
- a CDS encoding bifunctional methylenetetrahydrofolate dehydrogenase/methenyltetrahydrofolate cyclohydrolase, which gives rise to MTAQILDGKATAAAIKSELAVRVEALKARGVQPGLGTILVGDDVGSQKYVAGKHRDCAQVGIASIQRELPGTASQEDIEAVVRELNEDPACTGYIVQLPLPRGVDTNRVLELMDPAKDADGLHPTNLGRLVLNESAPLPCTPNGIIELLRRHGVEIDGADVAVVGRGITVGRSIGLLLTRRSENATVTLCHTGTREMAAHLRRADIVVAAAGSPHLVRPEHVRPGAAVLDVGVSRNAEGKIAGDVHPDVAEVAGWLSPNPGGVGPMTRAMLLANVVEAAERAAGTDRVG
- the purH gene encoding bifunctional phosphoribosylaminoimidazolecarboxamide formyltransferase/IMP cyclohydrolase, whose protein sequence is MTDGSEDTATTRRPVRRALVSVYDKTGLEELARGLDAAGVKIVSTGSTAARIAAAGVDVTPVEELTGFPECLDGRVKTLHPRVHAGILADLRLEDHRRQLDELEVEPFDLVVVNLYPFRETVASGASPDACVEQIDIGGPSMVRAAAKNHPSVAVVVNPDRYGEVLEAVAAGGFDLAARRRLAAEAFAHTAAYDVAVASWFASDHAPADDSGFPEFLGTAYERRSVLRYGENPHQPAALYSDGSGGLAGAEQLHGKEMSYNNYTDTEAARRAAHDHAEPCVAIVKHANPCGIAVGADVAEAHRKAHACDPLSAFGGVIAVNRPVSREMAEQVAEIFTEVIVAPDYEEGAVEVLARKKNIRVLRCPQAPAATVEHKPIDGGALLQVADRLQAAGDDPATWTLATGEALGEAELAELAFAWRACRAVKSNAILLAKDGATVGVGMGQVNRVDSAKLAVQRAGEERARGSYAASDAFFPFPDGLQVLTAAGVRAVVQPGGSVRDEQVVEAAKAAGVTMYLTGTRHFFH
- a CDS encoding RNA polymerase sigma factor, with product MTETVSVRAPGNGTRSGTGSGLGTDSGKCRPAGRPAPPEERRGPAGSGPAEAFDRLHRRHAAPLFRQVYLLTGDRRSAGRAVGRAFRLAWERWPEVAVDPDPAGWVRAAAHEYALAPWQRFLPRPRPRRATTPAPANGGDGNGGGSGGTRAPKLPLEALLRLPPVYRRTLLLHDGLGIDLPETAAECEASTAAAAGRLMHAREGLAEYVPELSRVAPDRRRRMIRDLLEEAAAAGPEPETASARAVRGASEGRVRLRTGAAVGMTALLTTAVGLTAVAGPRGQVPERPPAVSVHAPDRDGPADGR
- the purN gene encoding phosphoribosylglycinamide formyltransferase, whose amino-acid sequence is MASASRSFAAHSPARVVVLVSGSGTNLQALLDAVAERGAAAYGAEIVAVGADRDGIVGLERAERAGLPTFVRRVRDHGDRDAWDRALAEATAAYEPDLVVSAGFMKIVGKEFLARFGGRLVNTHPALLPSFPGAHGVRDALAYGVRVTGCTVHFVDDGVDTGPIIAQGVVEVREADDESTLHERIKEVERRLLVDTVGRLARHGYRIEGRKVILGHD